In the genome of Patescibacteria group bacterium, the window TCGATCAGCGACATGAGCGTATCCTTGCCCATGTATCCGACGAAGTTCATCCCATCGGCGTTTTCGAGGCCGAGGTGAGTATTGCCGTAGAGCCTCTGAGTACGATCGATGTCGCCCCTCTTGCAGTCAACCATCACCGGAATGTCCGGATGATTCGCGTGGATGTAGCCGATGAGCATCTTGAGAACCCCAAGCCCATCGGGAATTGCCTCCCAGTGAGCGTGCTGGAACTTGAACATCGACGCAGCGTGTTCGGTATCATCGATGACGCCCATCATCCACAGATAGAGAGCGACATGCACAGCACATCCCATCTCCAGGAACCTGGACGGCATCCTCTCGATCAGCGGATCGAGGCCGACACAGACGAGGGAGTTTGCCCTCTTCTGCCTTTCTGTTAGCTTCTTGCGGAACCGTCTGTCTTCTGCCATTACGAACTCCTTTGTGTTTGGTGTTTTTCCTAAAGAACAAGAGGCTAAGCCCTCCTAGCAGCTTTGCCCCCTCTATAATTACATTATCCTGCTTTTTCTAGTTTTGTCAATAATAAAAAATACCCCTATATTAAAAAGGTATTTTAAAGTTTAATTTATAATAGATCCTTGACTCTCTCGAAATCATTTCTGAATCCTTCACAAAACTTATCATGATTTTCTTTCGTCCCCTGTTCTATCTCGTTAAATGTCATTCTGCTATAAGAAACCAATTCATGATTAAGCTTCGGTTCCTGGTCTGTCTCGGCTAAAAATACGCCGCAAAAAATCTTAAACCTTTTTCCATTATATTCATTCTCTTGATAAAACTTATCGAGCATTTTTAGCTCGCAGTCGATGCCCAATTCTTCCATTAATTCTCTTTTTGCCGCGGTTTCATAATCTTCACCGGCATCAACGTTGCCAAAGGCAGATAAATCGTATTTATCGGCGTCTAGTTTTTTATGAGAAGCGCGCTTGCTGACTACAAATCTGTTGTTCGAATCGCGCACAAAAATAGCCACAACTCGGGAAATAAAATTAAGTTCTGGCTTTTTACTTTTTAATTCCTTGCCGATCACCTCGTCGTTTTCATCCACTACGTCTACATAATGATCTGCCATAATTGTTGAAAATTAAAATTCTTTACTCATATAATACCAATCGTGATTATAATAATAATCTAATAACACTGCATCTTTCTTATATCCGCTCTTTTCATAAAACCTAATCGTATCTACGAAGACTGACGGTACTTTAATTACTGATTTCTTACAATTATTGTCGTTCGCCCATTTTTCAATATATTTAAGCAAATTAGTGCCAATACCCTTACCGGTTAATTCGTTTTTGACCAGGATATCTCTTATTTCGACCACGCCCCCTCTAAGTTCAACTTTAGCATAAGCTGATAAATTTTTATCAACATAAACTCCAAAGAAAAATGTTTCCTTTGGAGGCAAAAGATTATATTTTTTATTTATGACTTCCCATTCTTTGTCGAAAAATTCTTTAATTTCCGTTGCATTAATTTGCTGTATTCGAATATCCATTTCAATTAAATAAATTTATATCATTGGCAAAACTGCGAGGCTTGGATTCCCGGCCCAAGGCCGATCGGAGTCTAATCTGGGAGACCTGGATTCGAACCAGGATAGACAGATCCAGAGTCTGCCGTCCTACCGTTAGACGATCTCCCAGATTAGACTCCGCTATACAATATTCTAACATTCTTAAGAATGTTAGAATATTATTTTATGAAAAAAATAAAGTTTATGAGCAAATTTTAATAACAGCCAGTTCTAGCGGCAGCTGAGGAATCTTGGCGTATGATAATTCTTGCTGCACGGAAATAAATTGTTCAATCATCAATATCAAAGCGTTCTGCTCAAATTTATTCGCAAAATCTCTTACTTTTTCTTGAACCTCATTGTCTAAATATTGTAAAATCCTTTCTTGATCAGCACCAACTTTAACTAATAAAACTTTTCGCAAAAATTCTATCAAATCCTTGGTAAATTGTTCTAAATCAACGCCCTCTTCAAGTAATTTATTTATCAATCCTATCGCCTCTTTCTTATCTTTAGAGGCCAGTAATTTAACAAAATTAACTATTAGATTCAACTTAGTCGAAGGAATGACGAGTGACGCTTCTTCCATAGTAATTTCTTGGTCGTCAAATGTAAAAATCTGCGATAGCAAACTTTCGGCATCGCGCACACTGCCTTCAGAACGTTGGGCAATAATTTTTAAAACTTCTGACTCTATTTTAACCTTTTCACTTTTAGCGATTTTAGCCAAACGTTCGACAATTTTATCTAAATCAACCTTGGTTAAATCAAATCTCTGGCAGCGCGAAATAATCGTATCTGGAACTTTATGGATTTCGGTCGTGGCTAAGATGAAAATAATATATGACGGCGGCTCTTCCAGCGTCTTCAAGAGCGCGTTAAAGGCCGCGGTCGAAAGCATGTGAACTTCGTCGATGATAAAAATTTTATATTTTCCTCTCGATGGCGGCACGCGCGTGCCGGCGATAATGTTCTCGCGAACATTGTCCACGCCTGTTTGCGAAGCGGCATCCATTTCAATTAAATCAAAAAATTTACCCTGCATTAATTCCAAACAATTGGAACATTTATTGCATGGCTCACTCTCGCCTTTCTTGCGATTCTCACAATTAACC includes:
- a CDS encoding orotidine 5'-phosphate decarboxylase; the encoded protein is MAEDRRFRKKLTERQKRANSLVCVGLDPLIERMPSRFLEMGCAVHVALYLWMMGVIDDTEHAASMFKFQHAHWEAIPDGLGVLKMLIGYIHANHPDIPVMVDCKRGDIDRTQRLYGNTHLGLENADGMNFVGYMGKDTLMSLIDEKRPGRALVGLGRTSNKEAWVI
- a CDS encoding NUDIX domain-containing protein, with product MADHYVDVVDENDEVIGKELKSKKPELNFISRVVAIFVRDSNNRFVVSKRASHKKLDADKYDLSAFGNVDAGEDYETAAKRELMEELGIDCELKMLDKFYQENEYNGKRFKIFCGVFLAETDQEPKLNHELVSYSRMTFNEIEQGTKENHDKFCEGFRNDFERVKDLL
- a CDS encoding GNAT family N-acetyltransferase gives rise to the protein MDIRIQQINATEIKEFFDKEWEVINKKYNLLPPKETFFFGVYVDKNLSAYAKVELRGGVVEIRDILVKNELTGKGIGTNLLKYIEKWANDNNCKKSVIKVPSVFVDTIRFYEKSGYKKDAVLLDYYYNHDWYYMSKEF
- the dnaX gene encoding DNA polymerase III subunit gamma/tau, translated to MVIYRKYRPQNFSEVIGQEHVIRTLENEIKQERLAHAYLLTGPRGLGKTTLARLVAKAVNCENRKKGESEPCNKCSNCLELMQGKFFDLIEMDAASQTGVDNVRENIIAGTRVPPSRGKYKIFIIDEVHMLSTAAFNALLKTLEEPPSYIIFILATTEIHKVPDTIISRCQRFDLTKVDLDKIVERLAKIAKSEKVKIESEVLKIIAQRSEGSVRDAESLLSQIFTFDDQEITMEEASLVIPSTKLNLIVNFVKLLASKDKKEAIGLINKLLEEGVDLEQFTKDLIEFLRKVLLVKVGADQERILQYLDNEVQEKVRDFANKFEQNALILMIEQFISVQQELSYAKIPQLPLELAVIKICS